The Ensifer adhaerens genome contains a region encoding:
- a CDS encoding LysR family transcriptional regulator: MRDQKPSTAGELFDSTLFRSGLKISHLRLILAIDDHRRISAAADALGISQPAASRMLSEIETMLKAPVCERVARGVLLTPYGEALARRARSIFLELREASREINELKTGSGGSVSLGSVTGPALNLAVPAIRQVMTAYPGIEINVQIENSNVLARELLAARHDFIIGRIPDDQPPRLFNMVEIGYEEVCLIVRDGHPLLDKPMVVAEDLPSYDWVFQPPGTLLRRAVEDSFVAAGVRLPATVINTSSIILTLSMVRNTNAIAPVALDVANLIAGNGTPAGEIRILKTEIPIRIKPYGLITAEGRALPPSAKLLYDLILKQGRA, encoded by the coding sequence ATGCGCGATCAGAAACCGAGCACCGCCGGCGAACTCTTCGATTCGACGCTTTTCCGCTCGGGCCTGAAGATCAGCCACCTCCGGCTGATTCTCGCGATCGACGATCACCGCCGCATCAGCGCAGCCGCTGACGCCCTCGGCATCTCGCAACCGGCGGCCTCGCGCATGCTCTCGGAAATCGAGACCATGCTGAAGGCGCCGGTCTGCGAACGCGTTGCCCGCGGTGTCCTGTTGACGCCCTATGGCGAAGCGCTGGCGCGACGCGCGCGCAGCATCTTTCTGGAACTCCGGGAGGCATCGCGCGAGATCAACGAGTTGAAGACCGGCAGCGGCGGCTCGGTTTCGCTCGGCTCGGTCACCGGCCCGGCGCTCAATCTCGCCGTGCCCGCCATCCGTCAGGTGATGACCGCCTATCCCGGCATCGAGATCAACGTCCAGATCGAAAACAGCAACGTGCTGGCAAGGGAACTGCTCGCCGCCCGCCACGATTTCATCATCGGCCGCATCCCCGACGACCAGCCGCCGCGGCTCTTCAACATGGTGGAGATCGGCTACGAGGAGGTTTGCCTGATCGTGCGCGACGGCCATCCGCTGCTCGACAAGCCCATGGTCGTCGCCGAGGACTTGCCCTCCTATGACTGGGTATTCCAGCCGCCCGGCACCCTTCTGAGACGCGCGGTCGAAGACAGCTTCGTGGCGGCCGGGGTGAGACTGCCGGCGACCGTGATCAACACCTCCTCGATCATCCTGACGCTGTCGATGGTGCGCAACACCAACGCAATTGCACCTGTGGCACTCGACGTCGCCAACCTGATTGCCGGCAACGGTACGCCGGCCGGCGAAATCCGCATCCTGAAGACCGAAATCCCGATCCGAATCAAACCCTATGGGCTGATCACTGCCGAGGGACGCGCGCTGCCGCCGAGCGCCAAGCTGCTCTACGACCTGATCCTCAAGCAGGGCCGCGCCTGA
- the iolG gene encoding inositol 2-dehydrogenase, with translation MTVRFGLLGAGRIGKVHAKAVSGNPDAVLVAVADAFPAAADAIAKQYGCEVRTIEAIEAAKDIDAVVICTPTDTHADLIERFARAGKAIFCEKPVDLDAERVKACLKVVSETKAKLMVGFNRRFDPHFMAVKKAIDAGKIGDVEMVTITSRDPGAPPVDYIKRSGGIFRDMTIHDFDMARFLLGEEPVSVTATAAVLVDKAIGEAGDYDSVSVILQTASGKQAIISNSRRATYGYDQRIEVHGSKGVASAENQRPVSIEIANGDGYTRPPLHDFFMTRYTEAYANEIESFIAAIEKGAEITPSGKDGLAALALADAAVKSVVEKRQISVA, from the coding sequence ATGACAGTCAGATTTGGTCTTCTGGGCGCCGGCCGCATCGGCAAGGTTCATGCGAAAGCCGTCAGCGGCAATCCCGACGCTGTGCTTGTTGCCGTCGCCGATGCCTTCCCCGCCGCCGCCGATGCCATCGCCAAGCAGTATGGCTGCGAGGTCCGCACCATAGAAGCGATCGAAGCGGCGAAGGACATCGACGCCGTCGTCATCTGCACGCCGACTGATACCCATGCCGACCTGATCGAACGCTTCGCCCGCGCCGGCAAGGCGATCTTCTGCGAGAAGCCCGTCGATCTCGACGCCGAGCGCGTGAAGGCCTGCCTCAAGGTCGTGAGCGAGACCAAGGCCAAGCTGATGGTCGGCTTCAACCGCCGCTTCGACCCGCATTTCATGGCCGTGAAGAAGGCGATCGACGCCGGCAAGATCGGCGATGTCGAAATGGTGACGATCACCTCGCGCGATCCGGGCGCCCCGCCGGTCGACTATATCAAGCGTTCGGGCGGCATCTTCCGCGACATGACCATCCACGACTTCGACATGGCCCGCTTCCTACTCGGCGAAGAGCCGGTCTCGGTGACGGCAACCGCTGCCGTTCTCGTCGACAAGGCGATCGGCGAAGCCGGCGACTACGACAGCGTTTCGGTCATCCTGCAGACGGCGTCCGGCAAGCAGGCGATCATCTCCAACTCCCGACGCGCCACCTACGGCTACGACCAGCGCATCGAAGTCCACGGCTCGAAGGGCGTGGCTTCCGCCGAGAACCAGCGCCCGGTCTCGATCGAGATCGCCAATGGCGACGGCTACACCCGCCCGCCGCTGCATGATTTCTTCATGACCCGCTATACCGAAGCCTATGCCAACGAGATCGAGAGCTTCATCGCCGCGATCGAAAAGGGTGCGGAAATCACGCCGTCCGGCAAGGATGGTCTCGCGGCTCTCGCGCTTGCCGATGCGGCTGTAAAGTCCGTCGTCGAAAAGCGCCAGATCAGCGTCGCCTGA
- a CDS encoding EAL domain-containing protein translates to MFSVIACIRDDHDWRLILVASIVCLAGSVATMLLLLRAQRSEGSQRGLWIAASGFACGIGVWSTHFIAMLAYDGGVPVAYGAWGTLLSVAVAIAASWMAFAIGLGGRSHLSMTCGGLLLGAGIAAMHFTGMRAIEIQGHIAYDPQFTVSAVLAGTVLAGAALYAFQLLRGVRRLVVASLLLVVGICALHFTSMSGITLVPEANVAVADTMHPAWLAGGVIAASTTLIVLAFGALFLDRHLTDLRGLANASLEGMAIVFDGVIVDANERFAGLTGRKLSELSGRHPADIFVFGEEGLDAHRHGDGPGEIDLLNAEGRTIPVEFMCRTIEYRGRECDVIFVRDLRARKEAERTIEHLAHHDALTDLPNRAFFDRRLGQTLAAAAARNEELAILCLDLDRFKAVNDIFGHGEGDRILMKVADILRAAVGEQDTIARLGGDEFAIIQVGGREPEAARQLTDRILALFAAEMDTNRDPTAVGVSIGAAIFPADGQTADQLRNNADTALYRAKQSGKGIACFFDREMDEAVRTRRQIENDLRHAVLRRQFFLEYQPLVEVQSDRIIGYEALLRWEHPQRGLIGPDVFIPIAEESGSIIQIGEWVLERACTEAAKWNEPLPISVNISPVQFLLPNLFDQVANILRRTGLNPWRLELEITEAALMHNREDVLAVLVRLRVLGVRIVMDDFGTGHSSLSNLQTFPFDKLKIDCSFTAALEKDPSAQAIVRAIIALGHSLRLAVVTEGVETERQRQILAEEGCLQIQGFLSGRPGAAPSTGQETARREKVPARADG, encoded by the coding sequence ATGTTTTCAGTGATTGCATGCATACGCGACGATCATGACTGGCGCCTCATCCTGGTTGCCTCGATCGTCTGCCTGGCAGGCAGCGTCGCGACGATGCTGCTCCTGTTGCGCGCGCAACGAAGCGAAGGCAGCCAACGCGGTTTGTGGATCGCGGCCAGCGGTTTTGCCTGCGGTATCGGCGTCTGGTCCACCCATTTCATCGCCATGCTCGCCTATGACGGCGGCGTTCCCGTTGCCTATGGCGCCTGGGGCACGCTCCTGTCGGTGGCCGTGGCGATCGCAGCGTCCTGGATGGCCTTTGCGATCGGTCTTGGCGGGCGCTCGCATCTCTCGATGACCTGCGGTGGCCTGCTGCTCGGCGCCGGCATTGCGGCGATGCACTTTACCGGCATGCGGGCAATCGAGATCCAGGGACATATTGCCTACGATCCCCAATTCACCGTCTCCGCCGTACTCGCCGGGACGGTGCTGGCCGGTGCCGCGCTCTACGCCTTTCAGCTCTTGCGCGGCGTGCGGCGCCTGGTCGTCGCGTCGCTCCTGCTGGTCGTCGGCATCTGCGCGCTGCACTTCACCTCGATGAGCGGCATCACGCTGGTGCCCGAGGCCAATGTCGCCGTTGCCGATACCATGCATCCCGCCTGGCTTGCAGGCGGCGTCATTGCCGCTTCGACCACATTGATCGTGCTCGCCTTCGGCGCGCTCTTCCTCGACCGGCATCTGACAGATCTGCGCGGACTCGCCAATGCATCGCTCGAAGGCATGGCGATCGTCTTCGATGGCGTAATCGTGGACGCCAACGAGCGCTTCGCGGGCCTGACAGGTCGCAAGCTTTCGGAGCTTTCCGGACGGCACCCGGCAGACATCTTCGTCTTCGGCGAGGAGGGGTTGGACGCCCACAGACACGGCGACGGTCCGGGCGAAATCGACCTCTTGAACGCAGAAGGGCGCACCATTCCCGTGGAGTTCATGTGCCGGACGATCGAGTATCGCGGCCGGGAATGCGACGTGATCTTCGTGCGTGACCTGCGGGCGCGTAAGGAAGCCGAGCGCACGATCGAACATCTCGCCCATCATGACGCGCTGACGGACTTGCCGAACCGCGCCTTCTTCGACCGCAGGCTGGGCCAGACGCTGGCGGCGGCTGCTGCGAGAAACGAAGAACTGGCGATCCTCTGCCTCGACCTCGACCGCTTCAAGGCGGTCAACGATATCTTCGGCCATGGCGAGGGCGATCGCATCCTGATGAAGGTCGCCGACATCCTGCGCGCAGCCGTCGGCGAGCAGGATACGATCGCCCGGCTCGGCGGCGACGAGTTTGCGATCATCCAGGTGGGCGGCAGGGAGCCGGAGGCGGCGCGGCAGTTGACGGACCGGATCCTGGCGCTGTTTGCTGCCGAGATGGACACCAATCGTGACCCGACCGCCGTCGGCGTCAGCATCGGGGCTGCGATCTTTCCGGCAGACGGGCAGACGGCGGATCAGTTGCGCAACAATGCCGACACGGCGCTCTACCGCGCCAAGCAGAGCGGCAAGGGCATCGCCTGCTTCTTCGACCGGGAGATGGACGAGGCGGTACGCACCCGCCGCCAGATCGAAAACGACCTGCGCCATGCGGTGCTCCGCCGACAATTCTTCCTCGAATACCAGCCACTGGTCGAAGTCCAGAGCGACCGGATCATCGGCTACGAAGCGCTGCTGCGCTGGGAGCATCCGCAGCGCGGGTTGATCGGCCCGGATGTCTTTATCCCGATTGCCGAGGAGAGCGGCTCGATCATCCAGATCGGCGAATGGGTGCTGGAGCGGGCCTGCACGGAAGCGGCGAAGTGGAACGAGCCCCTGCCGATTTCCGTCAACATTTCGCCGGTCCAGTTCCTTTTGCCCAACCTCTTCGACCAGGTTGCGAACATCCTGCGCCGCACCGGCCTTAATCCCTGGCGGCTCGAACTTGAGATCACCGAGGCGGCGCTGATGCACAATCGCGAGGACGTGCTGGCAGTGTTGGTGCGGCTACGGGTCCTTGGTGTGCGGATTGTCATGGACGATTTCGGCACCGGCCATTCGTCGCTGAGCAACCTTCAGACGTTCCCCTTCGACAAGCTGAAGATCGACTGCAGCTTCACCGCGGCGCTGGAAAAGGACCCTTCGGCGCAGGCGATCGTCCGGGCGATCATCGCGCTTGGCCACAGCCTTAGGCTCGCGGTCGTGACCGAGGGCGTCGAAACCGAACGGCAAAGACAAATCCTCGCGGAGGAGGGCTGCCTGCAGATACAGGGCTTTCTCTCCGGTCGGCCGGGTGCGGCGCCCAGCACCGGCCAGGAAACCGCGCGCCGGGAGAAGGTGCCAGCGCGCGCCGACGGTTGA
- a CDS encoding ROK family transcriptional regulator, with product MLTKSSTELVRQQNSALVLAALRRAGNLSHTEISAETGLASATVSAITAELEKAGALAKAEQQVQGGRGRPRVLFTPRRDHGHLIVVRISSDIVQYSLVDYGGTLLDRFDETRNHDERGTAPFARAFVDALERLLQRSRLERNQVLAVSISSKGLVDGASARLLWSPVFGREELDFAALLAPDWRAKVMLSNETLLVAQALAAQAERKPESGFRALAAISLGHSIGLGVARKSQSGDMDVSAPNFGHMLHAPSAGLCRCGAYGCIEAAAGFYGILRAAFEVPADTIPAKFVPVTELDKIAASARQGHRMAGYAFRQAGIALGNGISRMLSLYERMPVHVTGPGIRYFDLMLPGIEEGLAQSMQIRLQGPPEITVVADEQRLVFEGHLARALGVIDGDIASVGGSAMHG from the coding sequence ATGCTGACCAAGTCCAGCACTGAGCTCGTGCGTCAGCAAAACAGCGCGCTGGTCCTTGCGGCGCTCAGGCGCGCCGGCAATCTCTCCCATACGGAAATCTCTGCCGAGACCGGGCTTGCCTCCGCGACCGTTTCGGCGATCACGGCGGAACTGGAAAAAGCTGGTGCGCTCGCCAAGGCAGAGCAGCAGGTCCAGGGCGGGCGCGGGCGGCCGCGGGTGCTGTTCACGCCACGCCGCGATCACGGTCATCTGATCGTCGTTCGGATCTCGTCCGACATCGTGCAATATTCGCTGGTCGACTACGGCGGCACGTTGCTCGACCGCTTCGACGAAACCCGAAATCACGACGAGCGCGGTACGGCCCCTTTCGCCCGGGCATTCGTCGATGCGCTCGAGCGCCTGTTGCAGCGGTCGAGACTGGAGCGGAACCAGGTACTGGCCGTCTCTATCAGCAGCAAGGGCCTGGTCGACGGCGCGTCCGCGCGGCTCTTGTGGTCGCCGGTGTTCGGGCGGGAGGAGCTGGATTTCGCCGCGCTGCTCGCGCCGGACTGGCGGGCGAAGGTCATGCTCAGCAACGAAACCCTTCTGGTCGCGCAGGCCCTCGCCGCCCAGGCAGAGCGTAAGCCGGAGAGCGGCTTTAGGGCGCTTGCGGCGATCTCGCTCGGCCACAGCATCGGCCTTGGTGTTGCCCGCAAGAGCCAGAGCGGCGATATGGATGTCAGCGCGCCGAATTTCGGCCACATGCTGCACGCGCCGTCCGCGGGCCTTTGCCGCTGCGGCGCCTATGGCTGCATCGAGGCGGCGGCCGGGTTCTACGGCATCCTGCGCGCGGCGTTCGAAGTGCCGGCAGACACGATCCCCGCCAAGTTCGTTCCGGTGACGGAGCTCGACAAGATTGCCGCCAGCGCACGACAGGGCCACCGCATGGCCGGCTATGCCTTTCGCCAGGCCGGCATCGCGCTCGGCAACGGCATCTCGCGCATGTTGAGCCTCTACGAGCGCATGCCGGTCCATGTCACCGGACCCGGCATCCGATACTTCGATCTGATGCTGCCCGGGATCGAGGAGGGGCTTGCCCAATCGATGCAGATCCGTCTTCAGGGGCCGCCGGAAATCACGGTCGTTGCCGACGAACAGCGCCTGGTTTTCGAGGGGCACCTGGCGCGGGCGCTGGGTGTGATCGATGGCGACATCGCCAGCGTCGGCGGATCGGCGATGCACGGTTGA
- the xylF gene encoding D-xylose ABC transporter substrate-binding protein yields the protein MKTVLKLMAGVAVIVSLHSVAQAKDLVVGVSWSNFQEERWKTDEAAIKAALEASGDKYISADAQSSAAKQLTDIESLIAQGANALIVLAQDSDAIGPAIEKAAAEGIPVVGYDRLIENPAAFYITFDNKEVGRMQAREVFKVKPEGNYVFIKGSSSDPNADFLFSGQMEVLKEAVDAGKIKNVGEAYTDGWKPENAQKNMEQFLTANDNKVDAVVASNDGTAGGAVAALDAQGLAGSVPVSGQDADKAALNRVALGTQTVSVWKDSRELGKRAAEVAVELAGGKKMEEVSGVTTFNGGPKGVAMQSVFLAPLPITKDNLNVVIDAGWISKAEACQGVKGDVAACK from the coding sequence ATGAAAACCGTTTTGAAGCTGATGGCAGGGGTTGCCGTCATCGTTTCCCTGCATTCCGTTGCCCAGGCGAAGGACCTGGTCGTCGGCGTATCCTGGTCCAACTTCCAGGAAGAGCGCTGGAAAACCGACGAAGCCGCCATCAAGGCAGCCCTCGAAGCCTCGGGCGACAAGTACATCTCCGCTGACGCCCAGTCGTCCGCCGCCAAGCAGCTGACCGACATCGAGTCGCTGATCGCTCAGGGCGCCAACGCACTGATCGTACTTGCCCAGGACAGCGACGCCATCGGCCCGGCGATCGAAAAGGCCGCTGCCGAAGGCATTCCGGTCGTCGGCTATGACCGCCTGATCGAAAACCCGGCCGCCTTCTACATCACCTTCGACAACAAGGAAGTGGGCCGCATGCAGGCCCGCGAAGTGTTCAAGGTCAAGCCGGAAGGCAACTATGTCTTCATCAAGGGCTCGTCCTCCGACCCGAACGCCGACTTCCTCTTCTCCGGACAGATGGAAGTGCTGAAGGAAGCCGTCGACGCCGGCAAGATCAAGAATGTCGGCGAAGCCTATACCGACGGCTGGAAGCCTGAAAACGCCCAGAAGAACATGGAGCAGTTCCTGACCGCCAACGACAACAAGGTCGATGCGGTCGTCGCTTCCAACGACGGCACCGCGGGCGGTGCGGTCGCAGCCCTCGACGCCCAGGGCCTGGCCGGCTCCGTTCCGGTCTCCGGGCAGGACGCCGACAAGGCGGCCCTGAACCGTGTTGCTCTCGGCACGCAGACCGTCTCGGTCTGGAAAGACAGCCGTGAACTCGGCAAGCGCGCCGCAGAAGTCGCCGTCGAACTTGCCGGCGGCAAGAAGATGGAAGAAGTCTCTGGCGTCACCACCTTCAACGGCGGCCCGAAGGGCGTGGCCATGCAGTCGGTCTTCCTGGCTCCCCTGCCGATCACCAAGGACAACCTGAACGTCGTCATCGACGCGGGCTGGATCTCCAAGGCTGAAGCCTGCCAGGGCGTCAAGGGCGACGTCGCGGCCTGCAAATAA
- a CDS encoding sugar ABC transporter permease: MADITQGNTKGAQTNRARTADENPVKRFFRATEIDTRLLGMVGALIIIWVGFQIMTGGLFLTPRNLWNLTVQTSSVAVMATGMVLIIVTRNIDLSVGSVLGFCGMVMGVMQAKFLPQYLGLEHPAIWIITLLSGIAVGAAIGALQGSIVAFLNVPAFIVTLGGLLVWRGATWFVTSGQTVAPMNATFRLMGGGTEGSIGATASWIVGILACIAIVAAILNSRKQRKRFRFPLRPIWAEYFLAILGCILVLGAIAVANSYYWPTNIARKYADANGIAWPDGGLLISHGIAIPVLMAIAVGIVMTFIATRLRFGRYVFALGGNPEAAELAGIKTRWVTVKIFTLMGILCAIAAAISTARLNAATNAQGELDELYTIAAAVIGGTSLAGGVGTIAGAMIGALVMQSLQSGMVLLGIDSPFQRIVVGVVLVVAVWLDTVYRARAK, encoded by the coding sequence ATGGCCGACATCACACAAGGCAACACAAAGGGCGCACAGACAAATCGCGCCCGTACAGCGGACGAGAACCCGGTAAAACGTTTCTTCCGCGCCACCGAGATCGACACCCGGCTGCTCGGCATGGTCGGCGCGCTCATCATCATCTGGGTCGGCTTCCAGATCATGACCGGCGGGCTGTTCCTGACGCCGCGCAACCTGTGGAACCTGACGGTTCAGACCTCCTCCGTCGCCGTGATGGCGACCGGCATGGTGCTGATCATCGTCACCCGCAACATCGACCTCTCCGTCGGCTCCGTGCTCGGCTTCTGCGGCATGGTCATGGGGGTCATGCAGGCGAAGTTCCTGCCGCAATATCTCGGCCTCGAACACCCGGCCATCTGGATCATCACCCTTCTGAGCGGCATCGCCGTCGGTGCCGCCATCGGCGCGCTGCAGGGCTCGATCGTCGCCTTCCTCAACGTGCCCGCCTTCATCGTCACGCTGGGCGGCCTGCTCGTCTGGCGCGGCGCCACCTGGTTCGTCACCAGCGGCCAGACGGTCGCGCCGATGAACGCCACCTTCCGCCTGATGGGCGGCGGCACTGAAGGCTCGATCGGCGCAACGGCAAGCTGGATCGTCGGCATCCTTGCCTGCATCGCCATCGTCGCCGCCATCCTCAATTCGCGCAAGCAGCGCAAGCGCTTCCGCTTCCCGCTCCGTCCGATCTGGGCGGAGTACTTCCTGGCGATCCTCGGCTGTATCCTGGTTCTCGGCGCGATCGCCGTTGCCAACAGCTACTACTGGCCGACCAACATCGCCCGCAAATATGCCGACGCCAACGGCATCGCCTGGCCGGACGGCGGTCTGCTGATCTCGCACGGCATTGCCATTCCGGTGCTGATGGCGATCGCCGTCGGCATCGTCATGACCTTCATTGCCACCCGCCTGCGTTTCGGCCGCTACGTCTTTGCGCTCGGCGGCAACCCGGAAGCGGCCGAACTCGCCGGCATCAAGACCCGCTGGGTTACCGTCAAGATCTTCACGCTGATGGGCATCCTCTGCGCCATCGCCGCGGCGATCTCGACCGCCCGCCTCAATGCGGCAACCAACGCGCAAGGCGAACTCGACGAGCTCTACACGATTGCTGCAGCAGTCATCGGCGGCACCTCGCTTGCCGGCGGCGTCGGCACGATCGCCGGCGCCATGATCGGCGCGCTCGTCATGCAATCCCTACAGTCGGGCATGGTGCTCTTGGGGATCGACAGTCCGTTCCAGCGCATCGTCGTCGGCGTAGTCCTCGTCGTCGCCGTCTGGCTCGACACCGTCTACCGCGCCCGCGCCAAGTAA
- a CDS encoding ATP-binding cassette domain-containing protein yields MKDQRTPLVEMKNISISFGGIHAVDNASVDLYPGEVVALLGHNGAGKSTLIKILSGAYKRDAGEILINGEAADINNPRDAKKYGIETIYQTLAVADNVDAAANLYLGRELRTPWGTLDDVAMEAKAREVMGRLNPNFQRFKEPVKALSGGQRQSVAIARAILFDARILIMDEPTAALGPQETAQVGDLIKQLKREGIGIFLISHDIHDVFDLADRVSVMKNGQVVGQARTEDVTKDEVLGMIIMGKVPPKAIPGPGAMQVA; encoded by the coding sequence ATGAAAGACCAACGCACTCCGCTTGTGGAAATGAAGAACATTTCCATCTCCTTCGGCGGCATTCACGCCGTAGACAACGCCTCCGTCGACCTCTACCCCGGAGAGGTCGTGGCACTGCTCGGCCACAACGGTGCCGGCAAGTCGACGCTGATCAAGATCCTCTCGGGCGCCTACAAGCGCGATGCCGGCGAGATCCTGATCAATGGCGAGGCCGCCGACATCAACAACCCGCGCGACGCCAAGAAATACGGCATCGAGACGATCTACCAGACGCTCGCCGTCGCCGACAATGTCGACGCCGCCGCCAACCTCTATCTCGGCCGTGAGCTGCGCACCCCCTGGGGCACGCTCGACGACGTGGCGATGGAGGCCAAGGCCCGCGAAGTCATGGGGCGCCTCAACCCCAACTTCCAGCGCTTCAAGGAGCCGGTGAAGGCGCTTTCGGGCGGCCAGCGGCAATCGGTGGCGATCGCGCGCGCGATCCTCTTCGACGCCCGCATCCTGATCATGGACGAGCCGACGGCAGCCCTTGGGCCGCAGGAAACCGCCCAGGTCGGCGATCTCATCAAGCAGCTGAAGCGCGAAGGCATCGGCATCTTCCTGATCAGCCACGACATCCACGACGTCTTCGACCTCGCCGACCGCGTGTCGGTCATGAAGAATGGCCAGGTCGTCGGCCAGGCCCGCACCGAGGACGTCACCAAGGACGAGGTGCTCGGCATGATCATCATGGGCAAGGTGCCGCCAAAGGCGATCCCCGGCCCAGGCGCCATGCAGGTGGCGTAA
- a CDS encoding GtrA family protein: protein MRRLLDMSFVRYFACGCIAASLQVATLAVLVETARLEPVYASTIAFYFAVVVNYFLQRRFTFRSDEPHLKALPKFLAVSTFGAGINAVAFTLLSAVMHYVIAQALALLLVFSVNYALSRTLIFRAGSAGEGRGTEPARAAGRAPSGK from the coding sequence ATGAGACGCCTTCTGGATATGAGCTTTGTTCGCTATTTCGCCTGCGGCTGCATCGCGGCGAGCCTGCAGGTGGCTACGCTCGCCGTCCTGGTCGAGACGGCGCGGCTCGAACCGGTCTATGCGTCCACCATCGCTTTCTACTTTGCCGTCGTCGTCAACTATTTCCTGCAGCGGCGTTTCACCTTCCGATCCGACGAACCGCACCTGAAGGCGTTGCCGAAGTTCTTGGCGGTGTCGACCTTCGGCGCCGGAATAAACGCGGTCGCCTTCACGCTGCTATCGGCCGTCATGCACTATGTCATTGCCCAGGCGCTGGCGCTGCTCCTGGTCTTTTCGGTGAACTATGCGCTGAGCCGGACGCTGATCTTTCGCGCCGGCAGCGCGGGGGAAGGGCGCGGCACAGAGCCGGCCCGTGCTGCGGGGCGAGCCCCATCGGGCAAATAG
- a CDS encoding GMC family oxidoreductase N-terminal domain-containing protein yields MNLQPEHLLAPERLAPDIIVIGSGPGGAVTATRCAEAGKSVLMIEEGPHLALESAPHFSREEILQKYRNAGINIGFGATKIAYVEGCCVGGGSEINRGLYHRTPQAVLDRWRRDYRVDALTLEELTPHFDACEAVARVEYLPGPAPQLSTRLDEGAQRLGWSSLEVPRLFAYAAAGAGGSPGRKQSMSATFVPRFLDAGGMLLADTRPSLPMRTGSGRCMRAARDRRARARSN; encoded by the coding sequence ATGAACCTGCAACCGGAGCACCTGCTAGCCCCTGAGAGGCTTGCCCCCGACATCATCGTCATCGGCTCCGGCCCGGGCGGTGCGGTGACCGCCACCCGTTGCGCGGAGGCGGGCAAGTCCGTGCTGATGATCGAGGAAGGTCCGCATCTGGCGCTCGAGTCTGCGCCGCATTTCTCCCGCGAGGAAATCCTTCAGAAGTACCGCAACGCCGGCATCAACATCGGCTTCGGCGCGACGAAGATCGCCTATGTCGAGGGCTGCTGCGTCGGCGGCGGCAGCGAGATCAACCGCGGCCTCTACCACCGCACGCCGCAAGCGGTGCTCGACCGCTGGCGCCGCGACTATCGGGTCGATGCCCTGACGCTCGAAGAACTGACCCCGCATTTCGACGCCTGCGAGGCAGTAGCCCGGGTCGAATACCTGCCTGGCCCTGCGCCGCAGCTGTCGACACGGCTCGATGAGGGTGCGCAGCGGCTCGGATGGTCTTCCCTCGAAGTGCCGCGCCTCTTTGCCTACGCCGCCGCCGGGGCCGGCGGATCTCCGGGCCGCAAGCAATCGATGTCGGCAACCTTCGTGCCGCGCTTCCTCGACGCCGGCGGTATGCTGCTTGCCGATACCCGACCAAGCTTACCCATGCGAACGGGCAGTGGACGGTGCATGCGCGCAGCAAGGGACCGGCGGGCACGCGCCAGATCGAACTGA
- a CDS encoding GMC oxidoreductase, with translation MHARSKGPAGTRQIELKAKTVFVAGGAVQTPWLLRRSGITRHVGDSLRFHPMLKVVAVFPDELNTPGELEPVHQIKEFDPRFSMGCSMSKRPALALAMAAHPEMIDAVDRDWRRMAIYYVQSTGGSGKVRSLPGFRDPLVRVGLQPSDLKELAVGLARLAEVLFAAGALAVYPSIPGYPVLKSLADIAKLPETLPPKQANATALHLFSSCPMGEDAEKCAASSFGRVHGASNLYIADASLLCGPTVVNPQGTVMAVAHRNITRALEDRAI, from the coding sequence GTGCATGCGCGCAGCAAGGGACCGGCGGGCACGCGCCAGATCGAACTGAAGGCCAAAACCGTCTTCGTTGCCGGCGGCGCGGTGCAGACCCCGTGGCTGCTACGCCGCTCAGGCATCACGCGCCATGTCGGCGACAGCTTGCGCTTCCATCCGATGCTGAAGGTGGTGGCAGTCTTTCCCGACGAACTCAATACCCCTGGCGAACTCGAACCGGTCCACCAGATCAAGGAATTCGACCCGCGCTTCAGCATGGGCTGCTCGATGAGCAAACGGCCGGCGCTGGCGCTGGCCATGGCGGCGCACCCGGAGATGATCGATGCGGTCGATCGGGACTGGCGGCGCATGGCGATCTACTACGTGCAGAGCACCGGCGGATCCGGCAAGGTGAGATCCCTGCCCGGCTTTCGCGATCCCCTGGTGCGCGTCGGCCTTCAACCGTCGGACCTGAAGGAACTGGCCGTCGGCCTTGCACGCCTCGCCGAAGTGCTCTTTGCCGCCGGTGCCCTTGCAGTCTATCCGAGCATTCCGGGCTATCCGGTGCTGAAATCGCTGGCCGATATCGCCAAGCTTCCCGAAACGCTTCCTCCCAAGCAGGCAAACGCCACTGCGCTTCACCTCTTCTCCTCCTGCCCGATGGGCGAGGACGCCGAGAAATGCGCTGCGAGTTCGTTCGGGCGCGTGCATGGCGCCAGCAATCTCTACATCGCCGACGCTTCGCTTCTGTGCGGGCCGACGGTCGTCAATCCACAAGGGACAGTGATGGCCGTCGCGCATCGCAACATCACACGCGCGCTCGAGGATCGGGCGATCTGA